In Dromiciops gliroides isolate mDroGli1 chromosome 4, mDroGli1.pri, whole genome shotgun sequence, one DNA window encodes the following:
- the SLFN11 gene encoding schlafen family member 11, with the protein MDTLCDHLHMEPSYSDLVINVGKVTLGEINRKKLTTSQKQQEREKITKAVCALLNSGGGVIYMEMTNNCLENTEMGQDLEELLRDFVHPFRFLDYFATLSQENCYFLFVKSWSNGVSPEKSSTIPRICSQSVVLWERSGTSTKRMSPSMVVDFLKNKNKNKNKENCDGEERPPAKKRLMTVNPNIEDLVASVFERNHLEKGEVLPFSESMLVEFKSFSTDNIANYVKDIIPKYISGFANTKGGYLFIGVEDGTRKVLGGSKENVNPDSLKKIIKEKIDNLFVVHFGRDEYSVSYTIKFLEVHDRNELYGYVCAIRVEPFCCAVFSQRPISWIVKDGLIKSLSPDEWMDMILGTDSDVSLLAENFDSQLNLDDCPPLSRPVYCKKDLEHKETLQKQLFPVPSEEIKYHPDSLCQELFSEHEGLEELMNKQMYKEDCSKGILIFSRSWAVDIGLQENPRVLCDVLLIATNSFPVLYTVLREPPPYEEDYSIYTARMLKQKLVNTGGYTGRVCLIPKVLILNSGSDAEVLRSSGQPIPYPSSYKVTDEEMTNLLQSLVIVLLSFRSFLSDQLGYEVLNLLTIEQYNVVSKNLHKTPKLFVHGFPGTGKTIIAMKIIEKIKNIFNCEKKEILYVCENQLLKNFMRKKDICEAVTRKGFLSDNFMEVKHIIIDEAQNFRQEDGSWYKKAKEITQKSGVSPGILWIFLDYFQTTHTDYSGLPAFSKQYPLERLTRVVRNADPIARFIKQNMERIKTNPPFNIHPDSLKILDEACWSSGVQGFCKIRQNLTMQDIVTYVAEECKTLFQRGYSSKNIAILFSTLKDVEYYEKPLREATKKIRGFKISIDPENRDNYIVLDSIRRFSGLERNIVFGINPVSTISYVSYNLLVCLASRALTHLYVLFHGEELGAE; encoded by the exons ATGGATACACTTTGTGATCATTTGCATATGGAACCATCATATTCGGACTTGGTTATTAATGTAGGCAAAGTCACTCTGggtgaaataaacagaaaaaagttgACAACATCTCAGAAGcagcaagaaagagagaaaatcacCAAAGCTGTATGTGCATTGTTGAACTCTGGAGGAGGAGTGATCTACATGGAAATGACCAACAATTGTCTTGAGAACACAGAGATGGGACAGGATTTAGAAGAACTCTTAAGGGACTTTGTTCATCCTTTCCGTTTTCTTGACTATTTTGCAACACTGTCACAAGAGAactgttatttcctttttgttaaatCTTGGAGCAATGGAGTTTCCCCTGAGAAAAGCTCTACCATACCCCGTATTTGTAGTCAGAGTGTGGTTCTGTGGGAAAGGAGTGGCACTAGCACTAAAAGGATGAGCCCAAGCATGGTCGTCGactttctgaaaaataaaaataaaaataaaaataaagagaactgTGATGGAGAGGAAAGACCACCTGCTAAAAAACGATTAATGACTGTGAATCCTAACATCGAGGACCTTGTTGCTTCAGTATTCGAAAGAAACCATCTTGAGAAAGGAGAAGTGCTACCATTTTCAGAATCAATGTTAGTAGAGTTTAAAAGTTTCTCAACCGACAATATTGCCAACTATGTAAAAGACATAATACCAAAGTACATTTCAGGGTTTGCCAACACAAAAGGAGGATACCTCTTTATTGGTGTGGAGGATGGCACCCGGAAAGTTCTGGGAGGCTCAAAGGAAAATGTGAACCCGGattccttgaaaaaaataatcaaagaaaagataGACAATTTGTTTGTTGTACACTTTGGCCGCGATGAGTATTCAGTAAGCTATACAATCAAATTTCTGGAAGTGCATGACAGGAATGAACTCTATGGCTACGTCTGTGCAATCAGAGTGGAACCATTTTGTTGTGCAGTGTTCTCACAAAGGCCCATTTCATGGATTGTGAAGGATGGGCTTATAAAAAGTTTATCAcctgatgaatggatggatatgaTTTTGGGTACTGACTcag ATGTTTCACTTCTGGCTGAAAACTTTGACTCTCAGTTGAACCTGGACGATTGCCCTCCCCTCAGCAGACCGGTATATTGCAAGAAGGACTTGGAACATAAGGAGACACTTCAGAAACAGTTGTTCCCAG TACCATCAGAAGAGATAAAATACCATCCAGATTCCCTGTGCCAGGAGCTGTTCTCAGAACATGAAGGACTGGAAGAgttaatgaataaacaaatgtacAAGGAAGACTGTTCCAAAGGAATACTGATATTTTCCAGAAGCTGGGCGGTGGATATTGGCTTGCAGGAGAATCCCAGAGTGCTTTGTGATGTTCTTCTAATAGCCACTAACAGCTTCCCAGTTCTGTATACCGTCCTCAGGGAGCCACCTCCTTATGAAGAGGACTATTCCATCTATACTGCCCGTATGTTAAAGCAAAAGTTGGTGAACACTGGCGGCTACACTGGGAGAGTGTGTCTTATTCCCAAGGTTCTGATCCTGAATTCTGGAAGTGATGCAGAGGTCCTCAGGAGCTCAGGCCAGCCCATCCCTTACCCATCATCTTACAAAGTGACTGacgaggaaatgacaaacctgtTGCAGTCCCTGGTGATAGTCTTGCTCAGCTTCCGGTCCTTTTTAAGTGACCAGCTTGGTTATGAGGTTCTAAACCTGCTTACAATTGAACAGTATAATGTGGTTTCAAAGAATCTTCACAAGACTCCAAAATTGTTTGTCCATGGTTTTCCTGGAACAGGAAAGACAATTATAGCCATGAAGATCATAGAGAAAATCAAGAATATATTCAACTGTGAGAAAAAAGAGATCCTCTATGTCTGCGAAAATCAGCTCCTAAAGAATTTCATGAG AAAGAAAGATATCTGTGAAGCTGTGACTCGGAAAGGTTTCCTGTCAGACAACTTCATGGAAGTTAAGCACATTATCATTGATGAAGCTCAGAATTTCCGCCAGGAAGATGGTTCCTGGTATAAGAAAGCCAAGGAGATCACTCAGAAAAGTGGGGTTTCCCCAGGGATACTTTGGATCTTCTTAGATTATTTTCAGACCACTCACACAGATTATAGTGGACTTCCTGCTTTCTCAAAGCAATACCCCCTAGAAAGGCTCACCAGAGTAGTCCGCAATGCAGATCCGATAGCAAGATTTATTAAACAAAATATGGAAAGGATCAAAACAAATCCCCCATTTAATATCCACCCAGATTCTTTGAAGATACTGGATGAAGCTTGTTGGTCTTCAGGGGTTCAGGGTTTCTGTAAGATCAGACAGAACTTGACAATGCAAGATATTGTGACCTATGTAGCAGAAGAGTGCAAAACACTGTTCCAAAGGGGTTATTCTTCCAAGAACATCGCTATTCTGTTCAGCACACTCAAGGATgtagaatattatgaaaaaccACTAAGAGAAGCAACTAAGAAAATCAGGGGGTTCAAGATCAGCATTGACCCCGAAAATAGAGACAACTATATTGTCCTTGACAGCATTAGGCGCTTTTCAGGGCTAGAAAGGAACATCGTGTTTGGGATTAATCCTGTCTCAACCATTTCATATGTTTCATACAATCTTTTGGTCTGTTTGGCTTCAAGAGCACTCACACACCTCTATGTCCTTTTTCATGGGGAGGAATTAGGTGCTGAGTAA